From Scomber scombrus chromosome 6, fScoSco1.1, whole genome shotgun sequence, the proteins below share one genomic window:
- the shisal1b gene encoding protein shisa-like-1a, with amino-acid sequence MTITSRQSFNVLTVIFLLLSTAALSAHYRVCEPYSDHKGRYHFGFHCPRLSDNKTYMFCCHHNNTAFKYCCNETEFQMVMQINLTTTSDGYAHNNYTALVGVWIYGFFVMVLLALDFLYYSAINYELCRVYLEKWGLGGRWLKKARSQWHRSMPEESEAQAQAQPMVPSHYQPRHSLRGESHSPTLLPYNTSTAW; translated from the exons ATGACTATCACCAGCCGGCAGTCCTTCAATGTCCTGACAGTCATCTTCCTCCTGCTGTCCACTGCAG CTCTCTCGGCTCATTACCGGGTGTGTGAACCCTACTCTGACCACAAGGGGCGGTACCACTTTGGCTTTCACTGCCCACGCCTCTCAGACAACAAGACCTACATGTTCTGCTGCCACCACAACAACACCGCCTTCAAGTACTGCTGCAACGAGACTGAGTTTCAGATGGTCATGCAGATCAACCTCACCACCACCTCTGACGGTTATGCGCACAA TAACTACACAGCCCTGGTCGGAGTGTGGATCTACGGCTTCTTCGTCATGGTGCTGCTGGCTCTGGACTTTCTCTACTACTCAGCCATAAACTACGAGCTGTGCCGGGTTTACCTGGAGAAATGGGGTCTGGGAGGACGCTGGCTGAAGAAGGCTCGGAGTCAGTGGCACAGGTCCATGCCAGAGGAGAGCGAAGCCCAGGCTCAAGCTCAGCCCATGGTGCCCAGCCACTACCAGCCCAGACACAGCCTCCGAGGGGAGAGCCACAGCCCCACACTCCTGCCCTACAACACGTCCACCGCATGGTGA